Proteins encoded together in one Labilibaculum sp. DW002 window:
- a CDS encoding PorP/SprF family type IX secretion system membrane protein, with product MKKALFAFCMLVLGIVTVSKAQDIRFSQFYANKLYLNPALAGSTNFPSVSLNYRNQWPNLDMPFVTYSVSFDNFYETLNGGIGISVIQDDQGDGALKTTSFAGMYSFYLRINDDLIVRPALQATFMQKKVDWESLVFPDQVSPIYGNIFPHNTNGDPLARRKDGWDFSLGAIAYYKDFYFGMAAHHLAKPDLSFDDEQEDKLETKYTFHAGAEFVLGGRSRKYADNWILAPALLFQQQGDFSQMNYGLYASKSSMVFGLWFNQNFELNYDSFIAMVGFVTERFKVAYSYDYAITKLMHANSGAHEISFSFPLAFDMSKRKRKIKAVRSPVF from the coding sequence ATGAAAAAGGCACTTTTTGCTTTTTGTATGTTGGTTTTGGGAATTGTTACGGTGAGTAAAGCTCAAGATATCCGTTTTTCTCAGTTCTATGCTAATAAACTCTATTTGAATCCAGCCTTGGCAGGTTCAACTAATTTTCCAAGTGTAAGTTTAAATTACAGGAATCAATGGCCAAATTTAGATATGCCATTTGTGACCTATAGCGTTTCTTTCGATAACTTTTACGAAACACTTAATGGTGGTATTGGTATTTCTGTAATTCAGGATGATCAAGGAGACGGAGCGCTTAAAACCACATCTTTTGCTGGGATGTATTCGTTTTATTTACGAATTAACGATGATTTAATTGTAAGACCAGCCTTACAAGCTACTTTCATGCAAAAAAAGGTAGATTGGGAAAGTTTGGTTTTTCCAGATCAAGTATCTCCAATATACGGGAATATTTTTCCGCACAACACCAATGGAGACCCTCTTGCGAGACGTAAGGATGGATGGGATTTTTCATTAGGAGCGATTGCTTATTATAAAGATTTTTATTTCGGTATGGCAGCTCATCACCTTGCAAAACCAGATTTGAGTTTTGATGATGAACAGGAAGATAAGTTGGAAACCAAATATACTTTTCATGCAGGAGCCGAATTTGTATTAGGAGGAAGAAGCAGAAAATATGCCGATAATTGGATTTTAGCACCAGCATTACTATTTCAGCAGCAAGGTGATTTTTCTCAAATGAATTATGGCCTTTATGCAAGTAAAAGTTCAATGGTATTTGGTTTATGGTTTAATCAGAATTTTGAGTTGAACTACGATTCTTTTATTGCAATGGTAGGATTTGTGACAGAACGGTTCAAGGTCGCTTATAGCTACGATTACGCAATAACAAAATTAATGCATGCCAATTCAGGAGCTCATGAGATTTCGTTCTCATTTCCGCTAGCCTTTGATATGAGTAAAAGAAAAAGAAAAATTAAGGCGGTTCGTTCACCGGTATTTTAA
- the yaaA gene encoding peroxide stress protein YaaA, translating to MLIVISPAKTLDFESQAQSNIHSETSFIKESKQLVKELRKFKVDDIKELMGVSPKLAQLNFERFHEWHPPFTPDNAKQALLAFKGDVYTGIDAGTFTDAEFEQSQTNLRILSGLYGVLKPMDLIQAYRLEMGKKLKTKKGDNLYQFWGDKITNSINKDLKEYDHKQLINLASNEYFKSINKKKIKAEIITPVFKDLKNGEYKMISFFAKKARGLMTRFIIQNQITNPEEIKAFNMDGYMYNPSLSKDLEPVFTRDH from the coding sequence ATGCTAATCGTTATATCGCCGGCTAAAACTTTAGATTTTGAAAGCCAAGCACAATCTAATATTCACTCTGAAACTTCATTCATTAAAGAATCTAAACAACTTGTTAAAGAGCTTCGCAAATTTAAAGTTGATGATATTAAAGAATTGATGGGTGTTAGTCCGAAACTTGCACAACTTAATTTCGAACGCTTTCATGAATGGCATCCTCCATTTACTCCCGACAATGCAAAACAAGCTTTATTGGCCTTTAAAGGAGACGTTTATACGGGAATTGACGCTGGCACATTTACCGATGCAGAATTTGAACAATCTCAAACCAATCTTCGTATTCTTTCAGGATTATATGGAGTGCTTAAACCTATGGATTTAATACAGGCTTATCGATTGGAAATGGGAAAAAAACTAAAAACAAAGAAGGGTGATAATCTTTATCAGTTTTGGGGAGACAAAATTACGAACTCCATTAACAAAGATTTAAAAGAATACGATCACAAACAACTAATAAATTTAGCCTCTAATGAATATTTTAAATCCATAAACAAGAAAAAGATAAAAGCCGAAATCATAACCCCTGTCTTTAAGGATTTGAAAAACGGGGAATACAAAATGATCAGTTTCTTTGCCAAGAAAGCAAGAGGATTAATGACTCGTTTCATTATTCAAAATCAAATTACCAATCCTGAAGAAATAAAAGCTTTTAATATGGATGGTTACATGTACAATCCTTCTTTATCGAAGGATCTAGAACCAGTTTTCACAAGAGATCATTAA
- a CDS encoding S9 family peptidase gives MKRIFVLAVSAILCINLAFANADKDNKQKTISKWLRTEAIQLHLPAFHTTEDFSGKTFELKNLLQENQKDLSDINPRESDKLNWNGQEFAWEKQTSKGYISLPNKENQIYYFVSYLNTDQWSEVELELATFPMLEVYIDGVKKISHYKHETEKEKVLNESLKLEQGHHKIVLKVLTGKKNNKFKLSLKAKTDWNNDTFNLSLSPKQFMDINKVLDGTKVKSSVLSYDGKYALISYSRTLPPSDKVESWKEIQEVSTGKILSTFRGSQLTNIKWLPIGNKISYVKSYNKKTSIFIFDFENKKEKQIASNLSDFSSYTWAPNTKTLLYSVAKDHSKEWKIRKIQGMEDRLPGFRYRSFLYKLDVESGVKQRLTYGTLSTDLADISSDGKHILFTSSQPDYSGYPYFKQNLYQMNVETFAVDTIWKDKLVSGQAQYSPDGTKLLVQGGPSCFGEIGENIGDQALANNYDGQLYIYDLVSKKIDPISYEFDPSIGNAKWNAKDNKIYLQAQDMDYVRLFSYDLSTKEFTVLDSKSDVVRNFNMSNNGEVISYVACSISSPYKASVYQLSNQQTQVISNPEKEHLENIQFGKTENWNFTKEDGKTIIGRVYYPPNFDANKKYPMIVNYYAGTVPVERSFGGRYPLNLYAAMGYVVYLLQPSGATGFGQEFSAEHQNNWGITTADEIIEGTKKFAASHSFINADKIGCIGASYGGFMTMLLQTRTDIFAAAISHAGISDITSYWGEGYWGYSYSVNASGKSFPWNHRKLYVDQSPLFNANKVNTPMLLIHGSVDTNVPLGESIQMYQALKLLGKDVDFVQVKNQNHQILNYTQRILWNNTIFAYFTKHLKEQPQWWENLYPDKNL, from the coding sequence ATGAAACGGATCTTTGTATTGGCAGTAAGTGCCATTCTATGTATTAACCTTGCATTTGCAAACGCAGACAAGGATAACAAACAAAAAACAATAAGCAAATGGCTACGAACCGAGGCAATTCAATTGCATCTACCTGCTTTCCATACTACAGAAGATTTTTCAGGAAAAACTTTCGAACTAAAAAATCTCCTTCAAGAAAACCAAAAAGATCTTTCTGATATCAATCCGAGAGAATCTGATAAATTAAATTGGAATGGACAAGAATTTGCATGGGAAAAACAAACTTCTAAAGGATATATTAGCCTTCCCAACAAAGAGAATCAAATTTATTATTTTGTATCCTATCTAAATACAGATCAGTGGAGCGAAGTAGAACTTGAGCTTGCTACTTTTCCTATGCTTGAAGTTTACATAGATGGTGTGAAAAAAATATCCCATTACAAACATGAAACAGAAAAGGAGAAAGTGCTAAATGAGAGCTTAAAACTAGAACAAGGACATCATAAAATAGTACTTAAAGTTTTAACAGGAAAAAAAAATAACAAGTTTAAATTGAGTTTGAAAGCAAAGACAGATTGGAATAATGACACATTTAACTTGTCATTATCTCCAAAGCAATTTATGGATATCAATAAAGTATTAGACGGAACTAAAGTAAAGAGCTCTGTTCTTTCTTACGATGGAAAATATGCATTAATTTCTTACAGTCGCACACTTCCTCCATCGGACAAAGTTGAGAGCTGGAAAGAAATACAAGAAGTTTCTACTGGAAAAATACTTTCAACTTTCAGAGGTAGTCAATTGACAAACATCAAATGGCTTCCAATTGGCAATAAAATCTCATATGTCAAATCGTACAATAAAAAAACATCAATTTTCATTTTCGATTTTGAAAATAAAAAAGAAAAGCAAATCGCGAGTAACCTTTCCGATTTCTCATCATACACTTGGGCTCCTAATACTAAAACCCTTCTTTACTCTGTAGCGAAAGATCATTCTAAAGAATGGAAAATTAGAAAAATTCAAGGTATGGAAGATCGTTTGCCGGGATTCAGGTATCGTAGCTTCCTATACAAACTGGACGTTGAAAGCGGTGTTAAGCAAAGACTAACCTATGGTACTTTAAGTACTGATTTAGCGGACATAAGTTCTGATGGTAAGCATATCCTTTTCACAAGCTCGCAACCCGATTATAGCGGATACCCATATTTTAAGCAGAATCTTTATCAAATGAATGTGGAAACTTTTGCTGTTGATACCATTTGGAAAGATAAACTAGTTAGCGGGCAAGCTCAGTACTCACCTGACGGAACTAAACTCTTGGTTCAAGGTGGCCCATCCTGTTTTGGAGAAATAGGAGAAAATATCGGCGACCAGGCCTTAGCAAACAATTACGACGGGCAGCTTTACATTTATGATTTAGTATCTAAAAAAATCGATCCAATTTCTTACGAATTCGATCCATCAATTGGTAATGCAAAATGGAATGCAAAAGATAACAAAATCTATCTGCAGGCTCAGGATATGGACTATGTAAGATTATTTAGTTACGACCTTTCAACCAAAGAATTTACGGTATTAGATAGCAAATCAGATGTCGTGCGTAATTTTAACATGTCTAACAATGGAGAAGTAATCAGCTATGTTGCCTGTTCTATTTCTTCCCCTTACAAAGCTTCCGTTTATCAACTAAGCAATCAGCAAACACAAGTTATTTCAAATCCAGAAAAAGAACATTTAGAAAACATTCAATTTGGTAAAACCGAAAACTGGAATTTCACTAAAGAAGATGGCAAAACAATTATTGGTCGCGTGTATTACCCTCCCAATTTTGATGCTAACAAAAAGTACCCAATGATTGTAAACTACTATGCAGGAACAGTACCTGTGGAGCGTAGTTTCGGTGGACGCTACCCTTTAAATTTATATGCTGCTATGGGCTATGTTGTTTATCTACTTCAACCTAGTGGAGCAACAGGTTTTGGTCAGGAATTTTCTGCAGAACATCAAAATAATTGGGGGATTACAACAGCTGACGAAATTATTGAAGGAACCAAGAAATTTGCTGCATCTCATTCATTTATTAATGCTGACAAAATTGGATGCATTGGCGCTTCTTATGGTGGTTTCATGACTATGTTACTTCAGACGAGAACCGATATTTTTGCTGCTGCAATTTCTCATGCCGGAATTAGTGATATCACCTCGTATTGGGGTGAAGGTTATTGGGGATATAGCTACAGTGTTAATGCCTCTGGAAAATCATTTCCTTGGAACCATAGAAAATTGTATGTCGATCAAAGTCCTCTTTTTAATGCCAATAAGGTAAATACACCAATGCTACTTATTCATGGTAGTGTAGATACTAATGTTCCACTTGGAGAAAGTATTCAAATGTATCAAGCACTTAAGTTATTAGGTAAAGATGTGGATTTTGTACAGGTTAAAAACCAAAACCATCAAATACTGAATTATACACAACGTATTTTATGGAATAACACCATTTTTGCATACTTCACTAAACATTTAAAAGAACAGCCACAATGGTGGGAGAATTTATATCCAGATAAAAACTTATAA
- a CDS encoding MATE family efflux transporter, with the protein MLQNINIRKNTSRSKVRNKIIRIWELFREAVSGKEKNHTEGNIKKALFLLAIPMVLEMIFESVFAIVDIYFVSKLGDDAVATVGITESITTIVYAIGFGLSMATTALVARRIGEKKPEEASKVAFQAIVTGAIASIFIAVIGIFYSRDLLGLMGANSTIVNEMSGYTTIILGSNIIIMMLFINNAIFRSAGDAALSMRVLIVANCLNIILDPLLIFGLGPIPAMGVEGAAIATSIGRGIAVIYQFVLLAKGSGQIHLRREHIRIKLKTMKQLIGLSVGGIGQNIIATSSWIGLMRIMAEFGSAAIAGYTIAIRILIFILLPSWGLSNAAATLVGQNLGAEQPDRAEKSVWVAGKINVIFLGLIGVVFYLFPRFFIELFTMDQAIVSNGIQALQIISIGFVFYGLGMVLLNALNGAGDTKTPTILNFISFWLVEIPIAYFLAIHFAWDQKGVFYSIIIAEMTLTLIAFFWFKQGKWKLKKV; encoded by the coding sequence ATGCTTCAGAATATCAATATAAGAAAGAATACTAGTAGAAGTAAAGTTAGAAATAAAATCATACGAATTTGGGAATTGTTTCGCGAAGCTGTATCGGGAAAGGAAAAAAATCATACCGAAGGAAACATTAAAAAAGCCTTGTTTCTGCTTGCAATTCCAATGGTTTTAGAAATGATTTTTGAATCGGTATTTGCCATTGTAGACATTTACTTTGTATCTAAACTAGGAGATGACGCAGTTGCAACTGTTGGAATTACCGAATCGATAACCACAATAGTTTATGCCATTGGCTTTGGTTTATCGATGGCAACAACAGCTTTGGTTGCCAGACGAATTGGAGAGAAAAAACCTGAAGAGGCATCGAAAGTAGCCTTTCAGGCTATCGTTACCGGAGCGATTGCATCCATATTTATAGCCGTAATCGGGATATTTTATTCTCGAGATTTATTAGGTTTAATGGGCGCCAATTCGACCATTGTAAACGAAATGTCGGGCTATACTACCATTATTTTGGGGAGTAATATTATCATCATGATGCTCTTTATTAATAATGCAATATTTCGATCGGCAGGTGATGCTGCTCTATCGATGAGGGTTTTAATTGTAGCCAACTGTCTAAATATTATTTTAGATCCTTTGTTGATTTTTGGCTTAGGACCGATTCCAGCAATGGGAGTAGAAGGAGCGGCTATTGCAACATCAATTGGTCGTGGAATAGCAGTGATTTATCAGTTTGTATTACTTGCAAAAGGAAGTGGTCAAATTCACTTAAGAAGAGAGCACATTAGGATCAAATTGAAAACGATGAAACAATTGATTGGATTATCTGTTGGTGGTATAGGTCAGAATATAATTGCAACTTCGAGTTGGATTGGTTTAATGAGGATAATGGCTGAATTTGGTAGTGCTGCAATAGCAGGTTATACAATTGCAATTCGAATTCTTATTTTTATTCTTTTGCCATCTTGGGGATTGAGTAATGCGGCTGCTACTTTGGTAGGTCAAAATTTAGGAGCTGAACAACCAGATAGAGCCGAAAAATCGGTTTGGGTTGCTGGTAAGATCAATGTGATTTTTCTTGGTTTAATAGGAGTCGTTTTTTACCTGTTTCCACGTTTTTTCATTGAATTGTTTACAATGGATCAGGCTATTGTAAGTAATGGAATACAAGCTTTGCAGATTATAAGTATTGGCTTTGTATTTTACGGACTAGGAATGGTTTTATTAAACGCTTTAAATGGAGCTGGTGATACAAAGACTCCTACAATTTTGAATTTCATTAGCTTTTGGCTAGTTGAAATTCCAATTGCCTATTTTTTAGCAATTCACTTTGCTTGGGATCAAAAAGGTGTTTTCTACTCCATAATAATTGCAGAAATGACACTTACTTTAATAGCATTTTTCTGGTTTAAACAAGGGAAATGGAAATTGAAAAAAGTATAG
- a CDS encoding ATP-binding protein: MKSLKFQTRLIIGFSIILFFSFTIGITSFVLVKNIGNSTEAIYKHPFTVSNSVKDINIGINAIHRSMKDVVLANNTEQLHQSINLVNQYDKEIKNAFSLVSERFLGDKKIVNDTYKTYTKWKKIRNEVIYLKSNGNDIEAANITRDKGAVHVNLLFQKTKILTDFAQSKADEFRLESLKNSKNSRFILLLIISIILPLSTISAFIISKSISQPIHEFIQDLRMLYQKEGISENNIHDKSEQEILTETIFELKQAYGELKDFNTELDNKIDIRTRELKVAKEKAEESEQLKSAFLANMSHEIRTPLNSILGFSEFLKKEDIPKLKKDLYLNLIQSGGQRLLTIISDIVDISKIDAGQFNLCYETCQLNKLIDDLFNQFSITNTNNRVSFSTNKFFSDENSYISTDTTRLSQVLSNLIENAQKFTRKGEIELRYELTNNQLLFQVKDTGIGIKEEYHEHIFARFRQNEHDKSIVQSGTGLGLSIAKGIVDLFGGEIGVESEINHGATFFFSIPYLPTTASSLKEPEENNDLLLQRAGKTILVAEDEPSNFIYINDLLNRYNFNVLHAKNGQEAVDIINKKTNVDLILMDIKMPVMNGLIATQEIRKINKTIPVIAQTAYAMADDKRRAMEAGCNDYLSKPISSKMFSQIIHKHLTETYHN; encoded by the coding sequence ATGAAGAGTCTTAAATTTCAAACTCGTCTTATTATCGGATTTTCAATCATTCTATTTTTTAGTTTCACAATCGGAATTACCTCCTTTGTTTTGGTTAAAAACATAGGTAATAGCACTGAAGCAATCTACAAACATCCTTTTACTGTTAGTAATTCAGTAAAAGACATCAATATTGGGATCAATGCAATTCACCGTTCAATGAAAGATGTTGTTTTAGCAAATAACACAGAACAATTACATCAATCAATCAATTTAGTAAATCAATACGATAAAGAAATTAAAAATGCATTTTCCTTAGTTTCAGAACGTTTTCTTGGCGACAAAAAAATTGTAAATGACACCTATAAAACCTATACGAAATGGAAAAAAATTAGAAATGAAGTAATTTATCTGAAATCAAATGGAAATGATATTGAGGCAGCTAACATTACTCGAGATAAAGGTGCTGTACATGTGAATTTATTATTTCAGAAAACAAAAATCTTAACAGACTTTGCACAAAGTAAGGCAGATGAATTCCGTCTTGAATCGTTAAAAAACAGTAAAAACAGTAGATTCATACTTCTTCTGATCATTTCAATAATACTGCCTCTAAGTACCATATCTGCCTTTATTATTTCAAAAAGTATTTCTCAACCGATACATGAATTCATACAAGATTTAAGAATGCTTTACCAAAAAGAAGGTATTTCTGAAAATAATATTCATGACAAAAGTGAACAAGAAATTTTAACAGAAACTATTTTTGAATTGAAACAAGCATATGGAGAACTAAAAGATTTCAATACAGAATTAGACAATAAAATTGACATTCGTACTCGAGAATTAAAAGTTGCAAAAGAAAAGGCCGAAGAAAGTGAGCAACTTAAATCTGCTTTTTTAGCCAATATGTCTCATGAAATTAGAACCCCTTTAAATTCAATTCTTGGCTTTTCTGAATTCCTAAAAAAAGAAGACATCCCAAAGCTAAAAAAAGACCTTTATCTGAATCTAATTCAATCGGGAGGACAAAGATTACTAACGATTATTTCTGATATTGTTGACATCTCAAAAATTGATGCTGGACAATTTAATCTTTGCTACGAAACATGTCAATTAAACAAACTAATTGATGATCTTTTTAATCAGTTTTCCATCACAAACACGAACAATCGCGTTAGCTTTTCAACAAACAAATTTTTCAGTGATGAAAACAGTTACATTTCAACTGACACCACAAGATTGAGTCAGGTGCTATCAAATCTAATTGAAAACGCACAAAAATTTACGAGAAAAGGGGAAATTGAGTTAAGATACGAATTGACTAACAATCAGCTACTGTTCCAAGTAAAAGACACCGGAATTGGAATCAAAGAAGAATATCATGAACATATTTTTGCACGCTTCAGACAAAATGAGCATGATAAATCAATTGTGCAATCAGGAACAGGGCTTGGCTTATCAATTGCAAAGGGAATTGTAGATCTATTTGGAGGTGAAATAGGAGTAGAATCTGAAATTAACCACGGAGCTACTTTCTTTTTCTCAATACCTTATTTACCAACAACAGCTAGCAGTTTAAAAGAACCCGAAGAAAACAATGATCTATTATTACAAAGAGCAGGAAAAACGATATTAGTTGCTGAAGATGAACCATCAAACTTCATCTACATAAATGACCTTTTGAACCGGTACAATTTTAATGTTCTACATGCAAAAAATGGTCAGGAAGCCGTAGATATTATCAATAAAAAAACAAATGTAGACTTAATCTTGATGGATATAAAAATGCCTGTTATGAATGGCTTAATTGCAACTCAAGAGATCCGAAAAATCAACAAAACAATTCCTGTAATTGCACAAACAGCTTATGCTATGGCAGATGATAAACGAAGAGCAATGGAGGCTGGATGCAACGACTATTTATCCAAACCAATTAGCTCAAAAATGTTTTCGCAAATTATTCATAAACACCTTACCGAAACATACCACAATTAA
- the rlmD gene encoding 23S rRNA (uracil(1939)-C(5))-methyltransferase RlmD, protein MGRKRNRKPLLENIEIVKLAAEGKAIAKVDDKVVFVTNVIPGDVVDVQVTKKRKSYMEGHPVVFHKYSDLRVDAFCEHFGICGGCKWQNLPYEEQLNFKQQEVLDNLSRIGKIDLPEANPILPSAKTEFYRNKLEFTFSNKRYLTNEEIALGDEIIRTPAVGFHVPKLFDKVVDINKCHLQAEPSNAIRLAIKEYAFANDLSFFDIRAQEGFLRTLIIRTSTTGDVMAIVVFYHEDVEKREGLMAHIAEKFPEITSLLYIINEKANDTITDQDVILYKGEDHIFEQMEDLKFKIGPKSFYQTNSEQAYELYSKTREFANIQKDEVVYDLYTGTGTIANFVARQAKKVIGIEYVPEAIEDAKLNSEINGIDNTAFFAGDMKNVLNAEFIAEHGHPDMMIVDPPRAGMHADVVETILQAAPNRIVYVSCNSATQARDLEMMDHAYKVTKIQAVDMFPHTHHVENIVLMEKR, encoded by the coding sequence GTGGGACGTAAAAGAAACAGAAAACCCTTACTGGAAAACATTGAAATAGTAAAGTTAGCAGCCGAAGGAAAGGCCATTGCTAAGGTAGACGATAAGGTTGTATTTGTAACCAATGTGATACCTGGCGATGTTGTGGATGTGCAGGTGACAAAAAAACGTAAAAGTTATATGGAGGGTCATCCTGTTGTATTTCATAAATATTCTGATTTAAGAGTAGATGCTTTTTGTGAGCATTTTGGTATCTGCGGAGGATGCAAGTGGCAAAACTTACCATACGAGGAACAACTAAACTTCAAACAACAAGAAGTTCTTGATAATTTAAGTCGAATTGGAAAAATAGATTTACCTGAGGCAAATCCAATTTTACCTTCGGCAAAAACAGAATTCTACCGTAACAAGCTTGAATTCACTTTTTCGAATAAAAGATATCTTACAAATGAAGAAATTGCATTAGGAGACGAAATTATTAGAACACCAGCTGTTGGTTTCCATGTGCCAAAATTATTCGACAAGGTTGTTGATATCAATAAATGTCATCTTCAAGCAGAACCTTCAAATGCCATTCGTTTAGCAATTAAGGAATATGCTTTTGCCAATGATTTGAGCTTCTTCGATATTCGTGCTCAGGAAGGATTTCTTCGCACACTAATTATCAGAACCTCAACAACAGGTGATGTAATGGCTATCGTTGTTTTCTATCACGAAGATGTGGAGAAACGCGAAGGTCTTATGGCTCATATAGCTGAGAAATTCCCGGAGATTACCTCATTATTGTATATCATCAACGAGAAAGCTAATGACACCATTACTGATCAGGATGTTATTCTTTATAAAGGTGAAGATCATATCTTCGAGCAAATGGAAGATTTAAAGTTCAAAATTGGACCAAAATCATTCTATCAAACCAATTCGGAACAAGCTTACGAATTATATAGCAAAACTCGTGAATTTGCTAATATTCAGAAAGACGAAGTTGTTTACGACTTATATACAGGAACAGGAACCATTGCTAATTTCGTGGCTCGTCAGGCTAAAAAAGTAATTGGTATTGAATATGTGCCAGAAGCAATTGAAGATGCTAAGTTGAATTCAGAAATTAATGGGATTGATAATACGGCTTTCTTTGCTGGTGATATGAAGAATGTATTAAATGCGGAATTCATTGCTGAACATGGTCATCCTGATATGATGATTGTTGACCCACCAAGAGCAGGTATGCATGCTGATGTGGTTGAAACTATTCTACAGGCTGCCCCAAATCGAATTGTTTATGTCAGTTGTAATTCAGCAACACAAGCAAGAGATCTTGAGATGATGGACCATGCTTATAAAGTAACTAAAATACAAGCTGTTGACATGTTCCCACACACACATCATGTGGAAAACATAGTCCTAATGGAAAAACGATAA
- a CDS encoding AAA family ATPase, which produces MNHLFVPNSGRVNLKDIVFDEKLSLKVDQFLREYEHVEILSQYGLPVMNKLLLHGKSGCGKTMTARALANHLGKKLKTINLGNIVSSKLGETSRNIAAAFKMVETQEAVLFFDEFDSLGKERDYDNSDSSEMKRVVNSMIQLIDSLPKNSIIIAATNQLGLIDEALIRRFELKLEFHNPDAKYLDELYDKLISKYPEEYQKVNRIYDISFAEAETIVMQEVKENIIKSELLKKEQKMQQDQLHIICEN; this is translated from the coding sequence ATGAATCATTTGTTTGTACCCAATTCGGGGCGAGTAAATTTAAAGGATATTGTTTTTGATGAGAAATTGTCATTAAAAGTAGATCAGTTTTTAAGAGAATATGAGCATGTTGAAATTTTGAGTCAATATGGCTTACCTGTTATGAACAAGCTATTGCTTCATGGAAAATCGGGTTGTGGAAAAACAATGACTGCAAGGGCATTAGCAAATCATCTTGGAAAAAAGTTGAAAACCATTAATTTGGGAAATATTGTTTCTTCTAAATTAGGCGAAACTTCAAGGAATATTGCCGCAGCCTTTAAAATGGTTGAAACACAAGAAGCTGTATTGTTTTTTGATGAATTCGATTCTCTAGGTAAGGAAAGGGACTACGATAATTCCGATAGTAGTGAAATGAAAAGGGTTGTGAATAGTATGATTCAATTGATTGACTCTTTACCCAAGAACTCAATTATTATTGCTGCAACCAATCAATTGGGTTTAATTGATGAGGCATTAATTCGACGTTTTGAATTGAAGCTTGAATTTCACAATCCAGATGCCAAATATCTCGATGAATTATACGATAAGTTGATTTCGAAATATCCAGAAGAATATCAGAAAGTGAATCGAATTTATGATATTTCATTTGCAGAGGCAGAAACAATTGTAATGCAGGAAGTAAAAGAAAATATTATAAAGTCAGAGCTCCTAAAAAAAGAGCAAAAAATGCAGCAAGATCAACTTCACATTATTTGTGAAAATTAG